A part of Kryptolebias marmoratus isolate JLee-2015 linkage group LG8, ASM164957v2, whole genome shotgun sequence genomic DNA contains:
- the wu:fl23c11 gene encoding uncharacterized protein wu:fl23c11: MRLSFHCSAHFSACVLLRLCLTLTAGGLEVVNKDTPELICSQGLTNCSVSSGAQFSQELREPYGSVNVTQVRLTAVLFLSDDNVYEPCLQINITLKDSCPEGSGEDDEKEGALVKVGLSFPGSTVIWKAIKFNLRYGSTQDVPHELLLTQKLTKAYFGSTVVVIALSKEKEKVQNITLPENVCVPKLNGIEAKCNVPRLHAIIEDGEVRLKQENANSNQGELSYLIVWDGISRKYFTWPKNKSEIVVPSEFIAPCLCFQAWWDGEERVEYCPFRHHKDAFERMKHIMLVTMEEAPSRRDRAELIWKVSSPCRLKGEVQLCMKGLTGSQCEKVVSRQELQDSWAKSNSMHWQTGLFDVPRQPLLCVQGKLDGMKSFSEPYCPFATSRVRWILPLLIGLLVICLAILGAYLIQGVLKGYVWKWLKEDDVKGAVGGSHVVLLYPSDEGNDKRLPGLLCHLGSSLQSLGFTVSLDLWSQAELGALGPVPWLHSRLDRLQRQGGKVVLVLTQATWTRAEEWGARCDRNGLKNRDAEGSYPPSSRHVDVFSASLSCILADYLQGRAGERFMLVQFESLPPQPPGGLRPLPQLFCGLHVYSLPSQSLGFLTELAGTKKMASASARRKRAGGLRMASRALAQKLSGFTAGTNVLRLAGVSQGCVRVGVEDSGETVPLKSYLITPPSSPETDPKVGEMVWI; encoded by the exons atgaggcTTTCGTTTCACTGTTCAGCACATTTTAGTGCGTGCGTTCTGCTCCGTTTGTGCCTGACTCTCACAGCAGGGGGTCTGGAGGTCGTTAACAAAGACACACCTGAACTCATCTGCAGCCAG GGTTTGACTAACTGCAGTGTGAGCTCAG GCGCTCAGTTCAGCCAAGAGCTGCGTGAGCCGTACGGCTCGGTGAACGTTACGCAGGTTCGGCTCACGGCCGTTCTTTTTCTCTCCGACGACAATGTGTATGAACCATGTCTGCAAATCAACATCACTCTTAAAG ATAGTTGTCCTGAAGGGTCGGGTGAGGATGACGAAAAAGAAGGAG CTCTAGTGAAAGTGGGTCTTTCCTTTCCTGGTTCAACAGTGATCTGGAAGGCAATTAAATTTAACCTGCGCTATGGTTCAACGCAGGATGTCCCACACGAG ctgctgttgaCACAGAAACTGACTAAAGCGTATTTTGGCTCAACTGTTGTGGTCATAGCTCTTtcaaaggaaaaggaaaaagtccAAAATATCACACTTCCAGAAAATG tttgTGTCCCAAAGCTCAATGGGATTGAAGCAAAGTGTAATG TTCCCAGGCTCCATGCAATAATCGAGGACGGAGAAGTCCGACTTAAACAAGAAAACGCCAACTCCAATCAAGGCGAACTCTCCTATCTGATTGTTTGGGATGGAATATCCAGAAAATATTTCACATGG CCCAAAAACAAGAGCGAGATTGTTGTCCCATCTGAATTTATTGCACCTTGCCTGTGCTTCCAG GCGTGGTGGGACGGAGAAGAAAGGGTGGAATATTGTCCTTTCAGACATCATAAAG ATGCCTTCGAAAGAATGAAGCACATCATGTTGGTGACAATGGAGGAGGCTCCGTCGAGGAGGGACAGGGCGGAGCTGATCTGGAAAGTATCCTCCCCCTGCAGACTGAAGGGAGAGGTGCAGCTGTGCATGAAAGGTCTGACGGGGAGCCAGTGTGAAAAAGTGGTCTCCAGGCAGGAACTGCAGGACAGCTGGGCTAAATCCAACAGCATGCACTGG CAAACAGGATTGTTCGATGTGCCACGGCAGCCTCTGCTTTGTGTGCAG GGGAAACTGGATGGAATGAAGTCATTTTCGGAGCCCTACTGTCCATTTGCAA cctCTCGAGTGAGATGGATCCTGCCGCTTCTCATCGGATTACTGGTGATATGTTTGGCTATACTCGGAGCGTATTTAATACAGGGAGTCCTAAAAG GCTACGTTTGGAAATGGTTGAAAGAAGATGATGTTAAAG gCGCAGTGGGTGGTAGTCATGTGGTGCTGCTGTATCCATCTGATGAGGGGAATGATAAGCGTCTGCCAGGGCTGCTGTGTCACCTGGGCTCATCCCTGCAGTCCCTGGGCTTCACCGTGTCTCTGGACCTCTGGAGCCAGGCCGAGCTTGGCGCGCTGGGCCCCGTGCCGTGGCTCCACTCGCGTCTGGACCGGCTGCAAAGGCAGGGGGGCAAAGTGGTGTTGGTCCTGACCCAGGCCACCTGGACGCGGGCTGAAGAATGGGGCGCCCGCTGCGACAGAAATGGACTGAAGAACAGAGATGCGGAGGGAAGCTACCCCCCGTCTTCGCGCCACGTGGATGTCTTCAGCGCTTCCCTGAGCTGTATCCTCGCAGACTACCTACAGGGCCGCGCTGGCGAGAGGTTCATGCTGGTGCAGTTTGAATCCCTCCCACCCCAGCCGCCAGGTGGTCTGCGGCCTCTCCCGCAACTCTTTTGCGGACTTCACGTCTACAGCCTCCCCTCCCAGAGCCTGGGGTTTCTGACGGAACTCGCCGGCACCAAGAAAATGGCCTCTGCGTCGGCCAGGCGGAAAAGAGCGGGGGGCCTCAGGATGGCATCCCGAGCTCTGGCACAGAAGCTGTCAGGGTTCACCGCCGGGACAAATGTCCTTAGACTTGCTGGGGTGTCTCAGGGTTGCGTGCGTGTGGGAGTGGAAGACTCTGGGGAAACTGTGCCCTTAAAATCATATCTTATCACCCCCCCGTCCAGCCCAGAGACCGACCCTAAGGTTGGTGAAATGGTATGGATCTGA
- the LOC108232142 gene encoding protein disulfide isomerase Creld1, whose amino-acid sequence MWWAWPFLPALVLLSELSVVKVQTAPCQTCRKLTESFLKGLERTANKNFGGGNTAWEEEKLAKYARSETRLLEIVEAACEKTDFDCNQLLEQIEDQVETWWFHRQQEAPDLFEWLCIEELRLCCPPGHFGPECKECPSGPGGVCGGLGRCEGEGTRLGDGECVCDPGYSGHLCQSCADGYYREKSSNDSSGACAACYHSCKKCTGPQDYKCLDCKPGWILHDNKCVDIDECGTELARCPSNTYCHNLDGSYECRGCDQACVGCMGSGPARCKKCARGYRLKGAKCLDIDECSERAIACPGLNEACINEEGSFHCDCADGFIRRDSICVENKPPVDPNKGLFDDMTDDEVLVLQQMFFGVVICVLATLAAKGDMVFTAIFIGGVAAMAGYWLTEKGDYMLDGFLKGR is encoded by the exons ATGTGGTGGGCCTGGCCTTTCCTGCCAGCTCTGGTGCTTCTCTCAGAGCTCTCTGTGGTCAAAGTCCAGACAGCACCATGccaaacctgcagaaaactcactgaaagtttccttaag GGTTTAGAGAGAACGGCGAACAAGAACTTCGGAGGAGGAAACACTGCGTGGGAGGAAGAGAAGCTGGCCAAGTACGCACGCAG TGAGACTCGGCTCTTAGAGATAGTTGAAGCTGCTTGtgagaaaacagattttgattgtAACCAGTTGCTGGAGCAGATCGAGGACCAAGTGGAGACCTGGTGGTTCCACAG GCAGCAGGAGGCACCAGACCTTTTTGAATGGCTCTGCATAGAGGAGCTGAGACTCTGTTGTCCACCTGGACACTTTGGACCTGAATGCAAAG AGTGTCCATCTGGACCTGGAGGTGTGTGTGGAGGTCTGGGTCGATGCGAGGGGGAGGGCACTCGCCTAGGAGATGGTGAGTGCGTCTGTGATCCGGGATACTCGGGCCATCTGTGCCAGAGCTGTGCCGATGGCTACTACAGAGAGAAGAGCTCCAATGACAGCTCCGGAGCGTGCGCAG CTTGCTACCACTCCTGCAAGAAGTGCACGGGGCCGCAGGACTACAAGTGCCTGGACTGCAAACCCGGCTGGATCCTTCATGACAACAAGTGCGTGG ACATTGACGAGTGCGGTACAGAGCTGGCTCGCTGTCCCTCCAACACCTACTGTCACAACTTGGATGGGTCGTACGAATGCAGAG GCTGTGACCAGGCATGTGTGGGCTGTATGGGCAGTGGTCCCGCCCGCTGTAAGAAATGTGCACGTGGCTACAGACTGAAAGGAGCCAAGTGTCTTG ATATAGATGAGTGTAGTGAACGTGCAATCGCGTGCCCGGGACTCAACGAGGCCTGCATCAACGAGGAGGGCTCCTTCCACTGTGACTGCGCTGACGGGTTTATCAGAAGAGACAGCATTTGTGTGGAGAATAAGCCTcctg TCGATCCAAACAAAGGACTGTTCGATGACATGACCGACGACGAGGTCCTTGTGCTGCAGCAGATGTTCTTCGGGGTCGTGATCTGCGTCCTCGCCACCCTCGCCGCCAAAGGCGACATGGTCTTCACGGCCATTTTCATCGGCGGAGTGGCCGCCATGGCTGGCTACTGGCTGACAGAGAAGGGGGACTACATGCTGGACGGGTTTCTGAAGGGACGTTAG
- the mbd4 gene encoding methyl-CpG-binding domain protein 4 translates to MSVQSPKELRDTSMPHGWMREVRQRKAGKTAGRLDVYITSPTGQRFRSRSSLHAFLLKSGEENLDINLFDFAPPKDECTSSSRTHRSQESQRRRRRKQAGDGQQEKTCEKLLSAPNKPKRNRAKTKQVRAEEEAFNTSDHVPDVTTCRLQVCEDKSDGSCSPAAAAGSAEDVRRSRRQRVGLLRAKLLRLAPSSHRQDTFLVQRDAQADSQPSVPALGAAAESENEGGNASDTDVPQIHSEGDNKSNSEVTEDADSHREEEKEKEEEEVLLPDSYAGSCKPVRESQNKSKRLENKRRTSPYFSRKPLKDGLSPPRRKAFRKWTPPRSPFNLVQETLFHDPWKLLVATIFLNKTSGRMAIPVLWRFFERYRSAEVAREADWKPMSELMKPLGLYELRAKTIIRFSDEYLNKQWRYPIELHGIGKYGNDSYRIFCVDEWRQVKPDDHMLNKYHAWLWENHETLGV, encoded by the exons ATGAGTGTCCAAAGTCCCAAAGAGCTGCGGGACACTTCGATGCCCCATGGGTGGATGAGAGAGGTGAGGCAGCGAAAAGCAGGCAAGACAGCAGGACGATTGGATGTGTACATAACAAG TCCCACAGGGCAGAGGTTTCGATCGAGATCTTCCCTGCATGCCTTTCTCTTAAAAAGTGGCGAAGAGAACTTGGACATAAACCTCTTTGATTTCGCCCCACCCAAAGACGAGTGCACTAGCAGCTCCCGGACCCACCGTTCACAGGAGAGCCAGAGGAGACGGAGGAGAAAGCAAGCAGGAGACGGACAGCAGGAGAAGACGTGCGAAAAGCTGCTATCTGCCCCAAACAAACCTAAGAGGAACCGTGCTAAAACCAAACAAGTGAGGGCTGAGGAGGAGGCTTTCAACACCAGTGATCATGTGCCAGATGTGACTACGTGCAGACTACAAGTTTGCGAGGACAAAAGTGACGGGAGCTGTTcgccagctgcagcagctggttcaGCAGAGGATGTGCGGAGGAGCCGTCGTCAGAGGGTGGGGCTGCTGAGGGCCAAGCTCCTCAGGCTGGCTCCCTCCAGTCACCGACAAGACACTTTCCTCGTTCAGAGAGACGCACAGGCAGACTCGCAGCCTTCGGTCCCGGCTCTGGGTGCCGCCGCTGAGAGCGAGAATGAAGGTGGGAACGCGTCGGACACAGATGTTCCACAGATTCACAGCGAAGGTGACAACAAGTCTAATTCTGAAGTGACGGAGGATGCTGACAGTcacagggaggaggagaaggagaaggaggaggaggaggtgttgTTACCTGACAGCTATGCTGGGAGCTGCAAACCAGTAAGAGAATCCCAGAATA AGTCCAAGAGGttggaaaacaaaaggagaacgAGCCCTTATTTCAGCCGGAAACCCCTCAAGGATG GTCTCAGCCCACCCAGAAGGAAAGCCTTCAGGAAGTGGACACCCCCTCGCTCTCCCTTCAACCTGGTGCAGGAAACCCTTTTCCATGACCCCTGGAAGCTCCTGGTGGCCACCATTTTCCTGAACAAGACAAGCG GTAGGATGGCCATTCCAGTGCTGTGGCGGTTCTTTGAGCGGTACCGGTCTGCGGAGGTGGCCAGGGAGGCCGACTGGAAGCCCATGTCTGAACTCATGAAGCCCCTCGGCCTGTATGAGCTGCGAGCCAAAACCATCATCCGCTTCTCAG ACGAATATCTCAACAAACAGTGGCGTTACCCCATCGAGCTGCACGGCATCGGCAAATACGGCAACGACTCCTACAGGATCTTCTGTGTCGAcgagtggagacag GTGAAACCTGATGATCACATGTTAAACAAGTATCACGCCTGGCTGTGGGAGAACCACGAAACCCTGGGAGTCTGA